The proteins below come from a single Leptidea sinapis chromosome Z, ilLepSina1.1, whole genome shotgun sequence genomic window:
- the LOC126979252 gene encoding BTB/POZ domain-containing protein KCTD5 encodes MADHVGGDDVNNENIQRYNNERRSSKQWVKLNVGGTHFVTTKTTLSRDPNSFLYRLVQDDSDLISDRDETGAYLIDRDPTYFSPVLNYLRHGKLVINNDIAEEGVLEEAEFYNITDLIKLVKEKISERETGPSKHSKNHVYRVLQFHEEELTQMVSSMSDGWKFEQLINIGSQYNYGNEDHAEFLCVVSRECGNNPNPTDIEPTDRAMVLQQRGSRI; translated from the exons ATGGCGGACCATGTAGGTGGCGATGatgttaataatgaaaatatacagagatataataatgaaagacGTAGTAGTAAGCAGTGGGTGAAGTTAAATGTTGGTGGAACGCATTTTGTAACTACTAAAACAACATTATCTAGAGACCCCAATTCGTTTTTATATCGATTAGTTCAAGATGACAGTGACTTAATTTCGGACAGG GACGAAACTGGTGCCTACTTAATAGACAGAGATCCCACATATTTTTCACCAGTACTCAACTATTTAAGACATGGGAAACTAGTAATTAACAATGATATAGCTGAAGAAGGTGTTTTAGAAGAAGctgaattttacaatataactGATTTAATAAAACTGGTGAAAGAAAAAATTTCCGAGCGAGAAACTGGTCCTTCAAAACACTCTAAAAATCATGTGTACAGAGTGTTGCAATTTCACGAAGAAGAATTGACACAAATGGTATCTTCTATGTCAGATGGTTGGAAATTTGAACAGTTGATTAATATTGGTTCTCAGTACAATTATGGCAATGAGGACCATGCAGAGTTCCTCTGTGTAGTTAGTAGGGAATGTGGCAATAATCCTAATCCCACCGATATTGAGCCAACGGACCGAGCAATGGTTCTTCAGCAAAGGGGTTCAAGAATATGA
- the LOC126979204 gene encoding serine/threonine-protein kinase N-like — translation MADPGYYHSDYIRHPVLYELGIKYGIKTECIPEIALPSKLEELKDVIRREIRKELKIKEGAEKLREVATDRKSLADVGNIVKQANIKLNELKSDLNELESQLLLSRGQSTPTSPEDLSYDEEIILASEAAQQQRQLGEGTTDRKLASLEKQLNIEQKVKQGAENMIQSISASNQSRDKKLLAEAHQMLADSKDKIEYLKLRISKLTKQLKGDSAGANGDGRTTDITGVDPILDERIAELRNRLRIEAAVVEGSKNAIRLLQSDKKVIDKKALQEAQTNLLESTHKLDLLRRSLDMRRQELPAESAAFIELGHELRSTGSSPGYVSLTSGSSSRPPFISPAPMISPCVQVTGTLEVRLMGCQDLLEDVPGRTRRDPLASPSDLKSFVKGVTIRNSMKYTYSIKEDTSNEIMAVMKLDNHTVAQTSWRPCSQQAWDQRFTIRLDKSRELEIGIHWKDWRGLCAVKFLRLEEFIDDIRHGMALELEPQGLLFAEIKFLNPIISRKPKLQRQRKIFKQQGKNIPRPSYGDMHIPAVVLGRLLKRSSPSVQNIQNAVTHNHSYESSDNKDAENIHATFTGMAGVRPLGLPQTSSVPQLPIPPPKPTLPLLPPPNVSTLRMEKELQEAFAFLEDSYTRDNFITKDSQSSSACNTPLVEYPTTPSPKLVLEYPSSEEQIVEITSNMRISSSRSSSIIDTLGKDSDSRRQSGEMSMNCFRLLSVLGRGHFGKVILAQYKPTNEYFAIKALKKGDIIARDEVDSLLSEKRIFEVANAIRHPFLVNLFACFQTEQHVCFVMEYAAGGDLMMHIHADVFTEPRAVFYAACVVLGLQYLHENNIIYRDLKLDNLLLDTEGYVKIADFGLCKEGMGWGDRTGTFCGTPEFLAPEVLTETSYTRAVDWWGLGVLIFEMLVGESPFPGEDEGEVFDSIVNDEVRYPRTLSLESIALMRRLLRKNPERRLGSSERDAEDVKKQAFFRNVDWEQLLLRKIKPPFVPTINNLEDVSNFDSEFTSEAAVLTPPKEPRALTMTDHKLFTDFTYMADWC, via the exons ATGGCAGACCCAGGTTATTATCACAGTGATTATATTCGTCACCCTGTCTTATACGAACTGGGTATCAAGTATGGAATAAAGACGGAATGTATTCCAGAAATAGCATTACCGTCTAAGTTGGAAGAGCTCAAGGATGTCATACGTCGAGAGATACGTAAAGAACTCAAAATAAAAGAAGGCGCGGAAAAATTACGTGAAGTCGCTACTGATCGTAAATCGCTTGCAGATGTCGGCAATATTGTAAAGCAAgctaacattaaattaaatgaattaaaatcagACCTTAATGAATTAGAATCCCAACTTCTATTGTCGCGCGGCCAGTCCACACCAACTTCACCTGAAGACTTATCTTATGATGAAGAGATCATCTTggcttcggaggcggcgcagcaACAACGTCAGCTTGGTGAAGGAACCACAGATCGTAAATTGGCTTCACTTGAGAAACAGTTAAACATTGAACAAAAGGTGAAACAAGGAGCAGAAAATATGATACAAAGCATTAGTGCCAGCAATCAGTCCCGTGACAAAAAATTACTGGCTGAAGCTCATCAGATGCTTGCAGACTCTAAAGACAAAATAGAATATCTTAAATTACGCATATCTAAACTAACTAAACAACTGAAAGGAGACAGTGCTGGAGCAAATGGTGATGGTAGAACTACTGATATTACTGGTGTTGATCCAATTCTAGATGAAAGGATTGCTGAGTTACGAAACAGATTGAGAATAGAAGCAGCTGTTGTGGAAGGATCAAAGAATGCTATAAGACTCTTACAAAGTGACAAAAAAGTCATAGATAAAAAAGCATTGCAAGAAGCGCAGACAAATTTATTGGAGTCAACACATAAATTGGATTTACTTCGTAGATCACTGGATATGCGTCGACAAGAGCTCCCAGCTGAAAGTGCAGCATTTATTGAACTGGGGCATGAATTACGAAGCACAGGTTCTAGTCCTGGATATGTGAGTTTAACAAGTGGCAGCAGTTCTAGGCCTCCATTTATATCACCAGCTCCTATGATTAGTCCCTGTGTCCAAGTGACAGGTACCTTAGAAGTAAGATTAATGGGTTGTCAAGACCTACTTGAAGATGTACCAGGACGCACACGGAGAGATCCATTAGCCAGTCCGTCAGATTTAAAGTCTTTTGTGAAGGGTGTCACAATACGAAATTCaatgaaatatacatacagtATTAAAGAGGACACAAGTAATGAAATAATGGCTGTTATGAAGCTGGACAACCACACCGTGGCTCAAACCAGCTGGAGGCCATGTTCACAGCAAGCCTGGGATCAAAG ATTCACAATAAGACTGGACAAATCTAGAGAGCTAGAAATTGGTATACATTGGAAAGATTGGCGTGGACTATGTGCAGTTAAATTTTTAAGATTGGAAGAATTTATTGATGACATTCGACATGGTATGGCCCTGGAGTTAGAGCCTCAAGGTCTTTTATTTGCTGAGATCAAATTTTTGAACCCCATTATATCAAGAAAACCAAAGCTTCAACGACAgagaaaaatattcaaacaacaAGGAAAGAATATACCAAGACCTTCATATGGAGATATGCACATACCTGCTGTGGTATTAGGAAGACTTTTGAAAAGATCTTCACCATCAGTGCAGAATATACAAAATGCAGTAACTCACAACCATTCTTATGAATCATCTGACAATAAAGATGCTGAGAATATTCATGCAACATTTACCGGCATGGCTGGTGTGCGGCCATTGGGCTTGCCACAAACATCATCTGTGCCCCAATTGCCCATACCTCCACCCAAACCCACTCTGCCTTTACTTCCTCCACCTAATGTTTCCACGCTTAGGATGGAAAAAGAGTTACAAGAGGCATTTGCATTTTTGGAAGATTCATATACAAGagataattttataacaaaagaTTCCCAGTCCTCTTCAGCTTGCAATACTCCATTAGTTGAGTATCCTACAACACCATCTCCTAAATTAGTGCTAGAATATCCTAGTAGTGAGGAACAGATTGTTGAAATAACAAGTAACATGCGTATTTCATCTTCTCGGTCTTCATCTATAATAGATACTCTAGGCAAGGACTCAGATTCTAGAAGGCAGTCCGGAGAGATGTCCATGAACTGTTTCCGATTGTTAAGTGTACTAGGCAGAGGTCACTTTGGAAAAGTAATATTAGCTCAGTATAAACCAACTAATgaatattttgcaataaaagcTTTAAAGAAGGGTGACATAATTGCAAGAGATGAAGTTGATTCTTTACTTTCAGAGAAACGAATTTTTGAAGTAGCAAATGCTATTCGACATCcatttttagttaatttgttTGCATGCTTTCAAACGGAGCAGCATGTTTGCTTTGTCATGGAATATGCTGCAGGAGGTGACCTCATGATGCACATTCATGCTGATGTATTTACAGAGCCTCGGGCAGTCTTTTATGCAGCATGTGTAGTACTAGGCCTACAGTATttacatgaaaataatattatttatagagaCTTGAAGCTGGATAATTTATTACTTGACACAGAAGGTTATGTCAAAATAGCCGATTTTGGTTTATGTAAGGAAGGAATGGGCTGGGGTGACCGTACAGGCACATTTTGTGGGACtcctgagtttcttgctcccgAAGTGTTAACTGAGACTTCATATACTCGAGCTGTTGATTGGTGGGGCCTTGGTGTACTGATTTTTGAAATGCTTGTTGGAGAATCACCATTCCCTGGAGAAGATGAGGGTGAAGTATTTGATTCTATTGTTAATGATGAAGTTCGTTATCCAAGGACTCTGTCTTTAGAGTCTATTGCTTTAATGAGACGTTTGTTAAGAAAGAACCCAGAAAGACGTTTAGGTTCATCTGAAAGAGATGCAGAAGATGTTAAAAAGCAAGCATTCTTCCGTAATGTTGACTGGGAACAGTTACTACTTCGAAAAATTAAGCCCCCATTTGTGCCAACAATCAATAATCTTGAAGATGTTAGTAATTTTGATAGTGAATTTACATCAGAAGCAGCGGTCCTCACTCCGCCTAAAGAACCAAGAGCCCTTACTATGACAGACCATAAACTATTTACTGATTTTACTTATATGGCGGATTGGTGCTAG
- the LOC126979251 gene encoding glucose-induced degradation protein 4 homolog isoform X1, whose product MVRSVAVVGIQQLRAIYCTCQNITSQFVEWRIQFDRFKWKTMPVKVNITPPPPANSKQPGVTKSLLYNGSKFQGHQKSKGNSYEVEVVLQHVDEQNSYLCGYLKIKGLTEEFPTLTTFFDGEIISAKYPFLTRKWDADEDVDRKHWSKFELFLPYLKTFNSDSFDYESLEKADYVFMRWKEHFLVPDHTIKDINGASFAGFYYICFHKSAATIEGYYYHRSSEWFQSLTLSHVPEHSIQIYEFR is encoded by the exons ATGGTGCGAAGCGTTGCTGTAGTTGGAATTCAAC agctTCGCGCTATTTATTGTACTTGTCAAAACATTACATCGCAATTTGTTGAGTGGAGAATTCAGTTTGACCGTTTTAAATGGAAAACAATGCctgttaaagtaaatattacacCACCACCTCCAGCTAACTCTAAACAGCCTGGAGTCACGAAGTCTCTGCTATACAACGGCTCAAAATTCCAAGGCCATCAGAAATCTAAAGGAAATTCATATGAAGTGGAAGTTGTTTTGCAG CATGTTGATGAACAAAACTCGTACCTTTGtggttatttaaaaattaagggtTTAACAGAGGAATTTCCTACACTAACTACATTTTTTGATGGAGAAATTATATCTGCCAAATATCCATTTCTCACAAGAAAGTGGGACGCCGATGAAGATGTAGATAGGAAACATTGG agtaAATTCGAACTTTTTCTACCTTACTTGAAGACATTTAATTCAGATtcgtttgattatgagtcattAGAAAAGGCTGATTATGTTTTTATGAGATGGAAGGAACATTTCCTTGTACCAGATCACACAATAAAGGACATCAATGGTGCTTCATTTGCTGGTTTCTATTATATATGCTTTCATAAGTCGGCAGCAACTATAGaaggatattattatcatagGAGCTCGGAGTG gttTCAATCATTGACCTTAAGCCATGTACCAGAACACAGTATTCAAATATATGAGTTCAGATGA
- the LOC126979251 gene encoding glucose-induced degradation protein 4 homolog isoform X2 — MPVKVNITPPPPANSKQPGVTKSLLYNGSKFQGHQKSKGNSYEVEVVLQHVDEQNSYLCGYLKIKGLTEEFPTLTTFFDGEIISAKYPFLTRKWDADEDVDRKHWSKFELFLPYLKTFNSDSFDYESLEKADYVFMRWKEHFLVPDHTIKDINGASFAGFYYICFHKSAATIEGYYYHRSSEWFQSLTLSHVPEHSIQIYEFR, encoded by the exons ATGCctgttaaagtaaatattacacCACCACCTCCAGCTAACTCTAAACAGCCTGGAGTCACGAAGTCTCTGCTATACAACGGCTCAAAATTCCAAGGCCATCAGAAATCTAAAGGAAATTCATATGAAGTGGAAGTTGTTTTGCAG CATGTTGATGAACAAAACTCGTACCTTTGtggttatttaaaaattaagggtTTAACAGAGGAATTTCCTACACTAACTACATTTTTTGATGGAGAAATTATATCTGCCAAATATCCATTTCTCACAAGAAAGTGGGACGCCGATGAAGATGTAGATAGGAAACATTGG agtaAATTCGAACTTTTTCTACCTTACTTGAAGACATTTAATTCAGATtcgtttgattatgagtcattAGAAAAGGCTGATTATGTTTTTATGAGATGGAAGGAACATTTCCTTGTACCAGATCACACAATAAAGGACATCAATGGTGCTTCATTTGCTGGTTTCTATTATATATGCTTTCATAAGTCGGCAGCAACTATAGaaggatattattatcatagGAGCTCGGAGTG gttTCAATCATTGACCTTAAGCCATGTACCAGAACACAGTATTCAAATATATGAGTTCAGATGA